A single window of uncultured Methanospirillum sp. DNA harbors:
- a CDS encoding DUF4118 domain-containing protein encodes MDDGRPDPDLLLSQIQKEETREKAGKLKIFLGYAAGVGKTYGMLKAAHERLAEGIDVRIGYVETHGRPDTDALIEGLPIIPRAEIPYKSTILYEMDTDSIIRAHPSLVLVDELAHSNPPSFRYTKRYQDVEELLAAGIDVYTTLNIQHLESVRDVVAKITSIIVHETVPDRIVDMADEIELMDIPPAELRTRLAEGKVYVPDMATRAIEQFFNEGNLFALRELSLRKTADRVDTQMLEYMQTRSIPGPWPVSEHLLVSIGPSPLSEKLVRTTKRQADRLNTDWRAVYVETPMHHRLSYSAKEQIYKTIKLVESLGGKTETIFGLNIPDTLIEYAKKHNITRIVIGKTLRSRWKELIFGSIVDQMIHKSGEIDVYVISSSDEKRESISYSDDSILPVTLPGKYLESLILVGIVTIFGDVLKNYISQTNLIMFYLMVVVIAAFRRGLYLAVFTSIIGVLMFDFFLVPPYYTFRVSDTQYIITFFGMILVGTVISILISKTQDYAKSAHAREQENAALYRLAKNLAGASDLKSVLSAVILKVEENFNWQAVILNPHNNSLMVSSSSHNLHITDNEISVAQWAFSKNDIVGYDTDTLHASRLRFIPIRSRKKVLGVLGVKPEEVEGVISPEEGRMLELFADLTGLAIERFDRG; translated from the coding sequence ATGGATGATGGCCGACCCGATCCTGATCTCCTCCTCTCTCAAATTCAGAAAGAAGAGACGAGAGAAAAGGCAGGAAAACTCAAAATATTTCTCGGGTATGCAGCAGGTGTAGGGAAGACCTACGGGATGCTCAAGGCTGCACATGAGCGGCTTGCAGAAGGGATTGATGTCAGAATCGGATATGTGGAGACTCATGGAAGACCTGATACCGATGCCCTGATAGAAGGACTACCGATCATCCCGCGTGCAGAGATTCCATACAAATCAACAATCCTGTACGAGATGGATACCGATTCAATCATCAGGGCTCATCCGTCCCTTGTCCTTGTCGATGAACTGGCTCATTCCAATCCTCCTTCATTTAGGTATACAAAGCGGTACCAGGATGTTGAGGAACTATTAGCAGCAGGAATCGATGTGTACACTACACTCAACATCCAGCATCTTGAGAGCGTACGCGATGTTGTTGCGAAAATTACGTCAATAATCGTTCATGAAACTGTCCCGGACCGCATCGTGGACATGGCAGACGAGATTGAACTTATGGACATTCCTCCTGCAGAATTGAGAACAAGACTTGCAGAAGGAAAAGTCTATGTTCCTGATATGGCTACCCGTGCTATTGAACAGTTCTTCAATGAAGGAAATCTCTTTGCTCTTCGTGAACTCTCTCTTCGCAAGACTGCAGACCGGGTTGATACCCAGATGCTTGAGTACATGCAGACCAGATCAATTCCAGGTCCATGGCCGGTATCTGAACATCTTCTCGTCTCTATCGGTCCAAGTCCTCTTTCTGAAAAACTTGTCAGGACTACAAAACGTCAGGCCGATCGGTTAAACACCGACTGGAGAGCCGTGTATGTTGAGACGCCAATGCATCACCGGTTATCATACTCTGCAAAAGAACAGATCTATAAGACTATTAAACTGGTAGAGAGTCTTGGAGGGAAGACAGAGACGATCTTCGGACTCAATATTCCTGATACCCTGATCGAGTATGCAAAAAAACATAATATTACCAGAATAGTAATCGGTAAAACATTGAGATCACGCTGGAAAGAACTCATATTCGGGTCGATCGTGGATCAGATGATCCACAAGAGCGGAGAGATCGATGTGTATGTGATCAGCAGTAGTGATGAAAAAAGGGAGAGTATTTCGTATTCTGATGACTCAATCCTCCCGGTAACACTACCAGGAAAATATCTTGAAAGTCTGATCCTTGTTGGCATTGTCACCATCTTCGGAGATGTTTTGAAGAATTACATCTCACAGACAAATCTCATTATGTTTTATCTGATGGTAGTGGTGATCGCAGCCTTCAGAAGGGGGTTATATCTTGCAGTTTTCACATCAATTATCGGCGTTCTGATGTTTGATTTCTTTTTAGTCCCTCCTTATTACACCTTCAGAGTATCAGACACACAATATATTATTACATTCTTTGGCATGATCCTGGTTGGGACAGTTATCAGCATCCTGATCTCCAAAACTCAGGATTATGCAAAATCAGCTCATGCCCGTGAACAGGAGAATGCAGCTCTGTACAGGCTTGCAAAAAACCTTGCAGGGGCATCTGATCTAAAATCAGTATTATCTGCGGTAATTCTCAAAGTTGAGGAGAATTTTAACTGGCAGGCAGTCATTCTCAATCCACATAACAACTCCCTGATGGTCAGCAGTTCATCCCACAATCTCCATATTACCGATAATGAGATTTCAGTTGCACAATGGGCATTTTCAAAGAATGATATTGTCGGGTACGATACAGATACTCTTCATGCCTCGCGGTTGCGGTTTATTCCAATCAGAAGCAGAAAAAAAGTCCTGGGAGTCCTCGGAGTAAAACCTGAAGAGGTTGAAGGTGTTATCTCTCCGGAGGAGGGACGGATGCTTGAATTGTTTGCTGATCTTACAGGACTTGCGATTGAACGGTTTGACAGGGGATAA